GGCGGCACCGCCCGAACACGAGGCCCAAGATCGGTGCCCGGCAACGTTCTCTTGATTGGAAGGAAAACGAAGAATCACGAAGCGACGATTCTCCACGTATCAGTCGTGATTGTACTTCAATGACCTCCTGATGTCAAGCGTTTCGGGTGATCGGGGCGCCGGTCGGGGTCGTGCTGTCCGGGCGTCGGGACGGAAGGGGGCGGGCGCCGCAGCGCGCGGCGTCCGCCCCTCGAAACCGCTTACTGCCCGGTGAGCTCCTTGTATTTCATGAAGGCTTCCTCGGCCTTCATCTTCATGCCCTTCTTGTTGTAGGAGAGGCTCAGGATCTGATAGCCGCGCGGATCGTCGGGGAACATCCCCGTGTACTTCTGCCCCTGCGCGACGGCCTCGTCCCACAGCTCGCCCTTCCAGTAGGTGAGCAGGAGACTGTAGTTCGCCTGCTGGTCCTCGGGGGAGACGTTGATGGCGCTCTGGTAGGCGTCGATCGCCTGGAACCACTTCTCCATCTGGTAATAGGCGACCCCGAGATTGTAGTAGAGATCGAAGCTCTCCGAATCGGTCTTCAGCCGCGCCTCGACGGCCATCTTCAGGAAATCGACGGCCGCTTCGGCCTCGCCCGTGCCGAGGTAGACGTAGCCGACCTTCTCGACGGCCTCGTAGTTGGCTGGATCGTCGAGGAGCAGCCGGTCGAAGATCTCGAGGGCCCGTTCCTTGTCGCCGCGCGAGACCATCACCTGGCCGGCGAGCGTGAGGACGGCGGAGTATTCGTCGTCCTCGGGAGTCGTCCGGGAGACGAGCGTGTCGGTCGCGACGTAGGCCGGCTCGAGGTAGGTGCTGTCCTCCTCGCTCAGCGCGTGGTAGACCTTGGCGAGGTTGAGCCACCCCTTCACCGCGCGCGGATCCGACTTGGTGGCCATGTCGAATTCCTTGGCCGCGCCGACGAGGTTCTCGGCCTGGTAGTCGCTGACGCCGTTGTTGAAATGCTTGGCCCAGTTGTGCGTGATGTTGTTCTCCGCGTCGTTCGTCTTCTTGGGATCGATCCTGGCGGCCGTCATGAACTCTTCGAAGGACTCCCGCATCTTGCCGGTGAAGCTGTAGGAGATGCCGAGCTGGAAATGCGCCTCGGCGTCCTGGGGATTCTTCTCGAGCGCGAGCAGCGCCATCTCGATGGCCTTTTCGTAGTTCTTGTGCTGGTTGTGCAGCATCGCGCTCGTCGTCTCGACGCTCTTGCACGAATTGAGCGTCAGGGCGAGCACCAGCAACGCGAGAATCACCAGCGTCCGCTTCATGTGAGGAGTACCTCCTGTTGAACCGTGATGGGAAATCCGTTTCCCCGTCCGTCGTCGCCCGCCCGCATGCCGACGGCAGGCGGTCGGTGAAGGGTTGGCGGTCCGGGGATTTCCTCCTGAGCGCGAACAGCCCGGAACGAGGGATGTTGCAGGTTGCCTTGTGTGACCACAGGAAAGGTAGCAATCGCCGGAAAAGGTGTCAAGCACTATCAATACGCCCCTTGCGCCCTCCCGGTCACGAGATGTTCACCGGGTCGACGTCCCACTGCAGATCGAGGCCGGAACGATCCCGCAAAGCCGCCGACGCGGCGTCGACGAACCGGCGGCATTCAACCGCGTCGAGTGGCCCGCGGACGAGGACACGGAACCGGTGCCGGCCGCGGACCCGCTGGACGAGCGCGGGGGCGGGGCCGAGCACGCCGGCGAGCATCCCGGCGGCGTCGCGGAGCGCGTCCGCGGCGCGCACGGCGCCATCGAGGGCCGCGTCCTCGCCCCGCGCGGAGACGGTGAAGAGGAGGAGCCGGCCGGCCGGCGGGTACCCGAGCTCCCGCCGGAGCGCGAGCTCGCGCTCGGCGAAGCCCGCGAAGTCGTGGACGGCGAGATGCTCGTAGAGGTAGTGCTCGGGCACGAGCGTCTGGACGATCACGCGCCCCGTCTCGCCACCGCGTCCCGTGCGGCCCGCCGCCTGGAAGAGCAGCTGGAAGGAGCGCTCGACCGCGCGGAAATCGGGGAAGTTCAGACCGGCGTCCCCCGAGAGGACCCCCACGAGCGAGACGTTCGGGTAGTGGTGCCCCTTCGCCACCATCTGCGTCCCGAGGAGGACGTCTGCATCGCCGCGGGAGAAGCGCTCGAGTATCTCGAGGTGGCCGCGCACGCCCGATGTCGTGTCGAGGTCCATGCGCGCGACCCGCAGCCCGGGGACGAGGTTGGCGAGATCGGTCTCGATCCGCTGCGTCCCCGCGCCGCGCTGGCGCAGTCCCCACTTCCCGCAGTTCGGACACTGTTCGGGCGGCGTCCGCCGGTGCCCGCAGTAGTGGCAACGCAACTCGCCGCTGCGGCTGTGGTAGGCGAGCGAGATCGAGCAGTCCGGGCATCGCTCGATCCACCCGCACGCGCGGCACTGGACGTAATTCGCGTGCCCGCGGCGGTTGAGGAGGACGATCGCCTGCGTGCCGTCCCGGCGGCACCGGTCGAGCTCGTCGAGGAGCCGCGACGAGAAGAGCCCCTCCTCTTTCCGCATGTCGACGATCTCGACGGCGGGCATTTGCCCGTCGATGGGCCGGTGGCTCAGTTCGAGAAGCGTCGTCCCCCCGCCGCGCGCCTCGGCGTAGCTTTCGAGCGAGGGGGTGGCCGACCCGAGCAGGAGGGCGGCGCCCTGCAACCGTGCGCGCATGCCGGCGACGGCGACGGCGTGGTAGTGCGGCTTCTCCTCCTGCTTGAAGGAGGTGTCCTGCTCCTCGTCGACCACGACGATCCCCAGGTCGGGCATCGGCACGAAGACGGCCGACCTGGCGCCGATCACCACCCGCGCCTCGCCGGCGGCGGCGCGCAGCCAGATCGAGTGCCGCTGCGGCCCGGTGAGGCGGCTGTGGAGCACGGCGACCTCCCGGCCGAAGCGCCGCCGGAACCGCGCCGTCGTCTGGGGGATCAGGGCGATCTCCGGGATGAGCACGAGGGCGCTCCTGCCCCGCTCGAGCGCCGCCTCGATACAGCGGAGGTAGACCTCGGTCTTGCCGCTTCCCGTGACGCCGTACAGGAGAAAGCGCCCGGGGGCACCCTTTTCGACGGCGCCGGAGACCGCCGCGACGGCCGCCGACTGCTCGTCGGTGAGGTCGGGGTATTCAGCGTCGTGCGGGAATCCGTCGCCCCCCGTCTCGGCGGGGGTCCGCCCCCGCCCCTTGAGCGCGGCGGGAAACATCGCGCGGAGGACCTCGCCGAGGGGATGGACGTAGCGTTCGGCGATGCCCCGCGCCAGTTCGAGAAGCGTCGCGTCGAGAAGGGGCGTCTCGTCGAGGACCGCGGCGATCGGCCTGGCTCGGATGCCGCGCGGCGCGGCGCGCCTGGCAGCGACGACGTAGCCGGTCATCCGCCGCCGGCCGAAGGGCACGAGGACGCGGCAGCCGGGGACCGGCGCCTCCTCGAGTTCGTCGGGAACGAGATAGGTGAACTCCCGCTCGAGTGGAACGGGAAGAACGACGTCGACGAACCGGTATGCCCGCGGCGGTCTGCTCATGACGGGCCGGAGTATACGGCCCGGCGGCCGCCCCGGCAAACCGATTCTCTAGTGCTTGCAGGCGAGCAGCTCGTGTATCCTGTCGACCAGCTTGTTCGGGCTGAAGGGCTTCACGATGTAATCGGTTGCGCCCACCTCGTAGCCGAGCCGCTTGTCGATGTCGCGTCCCTTGGCCGTCAGCAGCATGACGGGGATGTTCCTGGTCAGCGGGTTCGCCTTCAGGATGCGGCAGGCCTCGTAACCGTCGATCCGCGGCATCATCACGTCGAGAATGATCAGGTCCGGCTGTTCGCGCCGCGCCTTCTCGATCGCCTCCTCGCCGTTGGAGGCGGCGATGACCTCGTACCCTTCCGACGCGATGCTGAACTCGAGTATCTGCGTGATGTTGACCTCGTCGTCGACGACGAGCACCTTTCCCTTGTTCATCGAATCTCCTCCATGGTTGCCGTCTCGTGATGCGTGTCGACGGAGCCGGCGGCGGGCGACGGCTCGAGGGCCGAGAGGACGATCTCGCCGCGGTCCTCGGCAGCGCCGAGATCGAGCAACGCCTTGACGAAGGCGCCGACGACCCGGGGATCGAACCGCGATCCGGCCCCCCTGATGATCTCGTTTCGGGCCTCGTCGAGCGTGAAGCAGCGACGGTAGGGCCCCGGCGTGACGAGGGCGCGGAAGGAATCCACGACGTTGACGATCCGCGCCTCGATCGGTATCTCGTCCCCCGCGAGGCCGTCGGGGTACCCCGTGCCGTCGAAATACTCGTGGTGGCAGCGGATCATCCGCATGATCCGCTCCTCGAGCCCCATCGGCGACACGAGGGTGTATCCGGTCGACGGGTGTTCGCGAAGCGCTTCCCATTCCCTGGCGGTGAGCTCCTCCTTCTTGCCGCGTATGGAACGCGGCACCTTCATCATGCCCAGGTCGTAGAGGTTCATCCCGAGCCGCAGCGCGGTGAGCGATCGCTCGTCGATATCGAGTCGCCGCCCCACGGCGAGGGCGATCCGCGTGAGGTTGGTCAGGTTCCGGCTGCCCCACGTCTCGCGGATCTCGAGAATGGAACGCATCGAGTCCTTCAGCTTGTCGAAATTCGACGAGACGGCCTCGTAGGCCCTGAGCTTGTTCAGCATCCCCACGATGATCAGGGCGAGCGACTCGAGCAGCTCCCGGTCGGCCTCGTCGTACTCGCGCCCCTCGACGTTGTCGCTGACGTTCACGACACCGACGATCCGGTCGCCGTCGCGGAGCGGAGCCGAGATGAAGGAGTGGGTCCCGTAGAAGAGGGAGTTGTTCGTGCGGGCATAATCGAGGTCCTTCTCGATGTCGGCCGCGTGTATCGACAGGCCGCTTTCCGCCACGCGCCCGGCGATGCGCTCGCCGACGCGGACGCTCGTGTTCTGGACGAAATCGTATTCGAGCCCCTTCGCGGCGACGATGCGGAGAAGATCGTCGTCATCCTCCTGGCGGAGCATGATCGACGCCTTGCGCGCCTGGAGGATCTCGGAGACCATCTCGACGAGGAGCGAGAGGTACCGTTCCCGGTCGAAGCGGATCGAGCCGAAGTACCCCGCCCCGCCGGCCTGCCTGACGACGACGTCCTTCATCGGCAACAGCACGACGAATCTCGCGCCGGCCTCCTTGACGTTCTCCACCCAGATCTGGCCGTCGTGCCAGTCGACGATGTTCTTGCAGATCGCCAGCCCGAGGCCGCTCCCTCCGTGCTCGCGGGTGTTGCTGGCGTCGACCTGGTGGAAGCGCTCGAAGATCTTGTCGAGCTGGTCCTCGGGGATCCCGCTGCCCGTGTCCTGCACGACGATCCTGGCCGCGGCCGCCTCCTCCTCGAGGGTCACCGTCACGCGGCCGCCGGCCGGCGTGAACTTGACGGCGTTGCTCATCAGGTTGTTCAGCAGCTGCCGGAGCAGCTCGCGGTCCGCGTCGATCGTCACCGGCCCCTTCGGCAACCGGAGATCGCTGTCGACCTCGGCCGAGAGGAATTGCTCGTGCAGCTTGCCGTGGACCTGCTCGATGATCTGGCTGAGGTTGCACGGCACCTTCTCCACCTTGAGGAGCCCCGTCTCCATGCAGGAGTAGTTGAGGATGTTGTCGACGAGCTTGATGATCCGCTCGCCCTCCTCGTCCATCACGCTGAGGAAGTCCCGCATCGTTCCGCGCTCGATCGAGTCGATGTTGTCGAGGAGCGTCTCGGTGTAGGCCTTGACCGACGTCAGGGGCGTGCGCAGCTCGTGCGAGACGATCGAGAGAAAGTTCGACTTGAGCTGGTTGACGCTCTCGAATTCCTCGCGGCTCGCGGCGAGCGCCCGCTCGCCGTCGCGGATCTTGCCGGCGGCTCGCTCGCGCTGCAGGACCTGCAGTATCCCGTTCGTGTAGAAGTCGAAGATCTCCCTGTCGGCCGCGGAGGGGAGGTCGTCGTGGAATCCGACGGTCAGGAAGCCCTTCGCCAGCCCCTTCTCCATCACCGGCGCCACCCATACGGCGCGCCCCGTCCATTCGATTCCGCCGGGAACGAACACGTCGAGGTCCTCGCCGAGTTCCCCGGCGTCGACCGACCAGCCGTTGCCGTGGGAGAGGTCGTCCCGGCAGACGCGGTGGAAGAGCTCCCGCTCGACGGTGAAGGAGGCGTCCGGTCCGGGCTCGAGATCGATCCCGCCGGAGAAGGCGGCGAAGGTGAAATGCGCCTCGCCGTTGCGCGCGAGCCGGAGCAGGACGTACGACGCCCCGGTGTCGGCGGCGACGGCGGAGACGATCCGCTGGAAGAGCTCGGGCGGACGGACGTCGCCGGCCACTGCGCGGTTGATCTCGAGCGCCGAGGCGATCGACAGTCCCCGCGCCGGCGGCTTCGCCTCCCGCGAGACGTAAAGCAGTGACGGCGGTGGCGGGAAGGAGACGGCAGCGACCGCCGTGAGCGCGCCCGCGAGGTCGACGAGCGCGACGAGCTGGAACCAGAAGGGGTCGTAACCGGTCATGCCCGCGGCCGTCAAACCGGCGAGCGCCGTCCCGGCGGCGAGCATGGCCCCCGCGGCGGCGGGCAGGAGACGGCGGGGAACCCGCCCCGCGCCGGCGAGCCACAATCCCGTCGCCCCCAGGGCGACCGCGGCGACGACATGGAGGCCGGGGAGACCGTCGCCGAAGGCGAAGACGAACCGGGAGGCGGCAACGAGCGCGATCCCCGCCACGGAGGCGCCGCGCCGGCGGTCCGGGCCGGACGCGACCGCGCGCGCCGCGCAGACGACGGCTGCGAGGAGGAAGACCAGCAGGTACGCCGCCTGCCCCGCCTCTCCCGTCAGCATCGTATCGATCGCCCGAATGGTCACCGTCGTTCTCCCGCTCAGGTCACCGGGTGGTGTTTCCCCGCGTATCGCAGCTGTTCCGCGAATCGCGTGTAGTCCTCGATCTCGATCACGCCCTCGTCCAGGAGGACCTCGATGAAGGCCTTGATCACCTGCCCGTCGAATTGCGTCCCGCTGTTCGCGATCAGCTCCCCCACCGTCTCGGAGACGGCGAGCCGATGGCGGAACGGACGCGCGCCCATCATCGAGGCGTACGCGTCGAGGACGGCGAGGATGCGCGAGCCGATCGGGATCTGGTCGCCCTTGAGCCCCATCGGGTATCCCTTGCCGTCGATCCGCTCGTGGTGGAAGAGGATGTTCTGGCTGACCATCTCGACGAACTCGAGCGGCCGCATGATCGCCGCGCCCCGCTGCGGGTGCTTGCGTATCTCGTCGATCTCCTCGGGCGTGAGGGCGAGCGTCTTGTTGAGGATGTCGTCGCTCACGCAGGTCATGCCGACGTCGTGCACGCTCGAGACGTACTGGATGACCTGCACCTCCTTCTCGGAGAGCCGGAGCTTCCGCGCGATGCTGGCCGACCACTCGACCGTCTTCCTGTTGAGCCAGTGGTAGTCCTCGCGGCAGGTCGCGATCATCGAGTGAAGCGTGGCGATCGTCTCCTTCAGGAAGACGGAGAAATCCTCCGCCGTTCGCATCCGCTCGATCACCTTCGAGAGGCGCTCGCTCACCGTGACGAGCAGGTTGAGGTCGTCCTCGGTGAAAGATTCGCCGGAGATCTTGTTGTTGGCGTTGATGACGCCGATCACGGTGTTCCCCACGCGCAGGGGCACGCTGACCAGGGACTTCGTCTCGTACTGCCCGTCGTTCGATCGTTCCTTCATCCCGCTCGTCTCGATGTCCCGCACGAGGAGCGGCTCGCCCGTCTCGGCGACCTTGCCGGCGATCGACCGGCCGACGGCCACGCGCGCCTTCTCGACGACCCGCTCGTCGAGCCCGTACGCGCCCTTGATGAACAGCTCCGCGCGGCTCCGGTCGAGGAGCATCAGGGAGACGATCTTCGCGGAGAGCATCTCGGCGATGAACTGCACCGAGAGCTGGAACATCTCCTGGATCTCCTCGCTCGCCTCGATCGATTCGAAGAGATAGCCGAGGAGGTCGTTGAAGTGGTGCTCCTTGGGCAGCGTGAAGGTGAAGCTCGCCCCCTCGCCGACCGTGCTCGACACCTGTATCCAGCCGCCGTGCTGCTCGACGATGTTCTTGACGATCGCGAGCCCGAGGCCCACCCCCTCGCCCATGCTCGTTCCCACCTGGTAGAACTGCTCGAAGATGTGCGTGAGATCCTTCTCGGGGATCCCCGTCCCCTCGTCCCGCACGGTGATCTTCACCGATACGGCGTCCTCGACGGCATCGATGAAGAGCCGCCTGCCCGGCGCCGAGAACTTGACGGCGTTGCCGAGCAGGTTGATGAAGACCTGCTTGACGAGGTCCTCGTCGCCGTCGATCTTCGGAAGATCGCCGGGAAGGCCGATGCGAAGATCGAGCTGCTTGTCGACGAGGTAGGGCTGCATCGCCTGCTCGACCTCGGCGACGACGTCGGCGAGCACGAAGAGTTTGCGCTTGAGCGTCCGCTGGCCGAACTCGATCTTCGAGACGTCGAGCACCTTGTTGACCATGCGGATGAGCCGGTCGGTCTCGGTTGAGATCACGCCGAGGAACTCGTCGCGCTCGACGAACTCGGGGTTGTCGATGTTGTCCTGCAGGCTCTCGACGTAGGCCTTGATCGAGGTGAGGGGCGTCTTGAGCTCGTGCGAGAGATGGGAGATGTAGTTCATCTTGAGCTTGTTCGTGTTCCGCAAATCCTCCGCCTCGCGCTCGAGACGGCTGATCCGTCCGCTCATCACCTCGTAGAGGCGGCTCTTCTCGATGGCGGAGACGACCTGCCCGGAGAGGATCGAGATCAGCCTGACGTCCTCTCCGCCGAAGGGCCGCTCTTCCCGGTCGCCGACCATGAGGATGCCGAGATCGTCGCGCCCCGAGACGATCGGGACGGCGAGCAGGGGATGGAGTTCCCGTCCGTCTATCATCGGCGATCCCGCGATGCGCTCGTCGGCGCCGGCGTCCTCGGAGACGAACCCCTCGGACGCGGCGAGCACCGCGCCGACCAGGCGATCCTCCGCGATCGGGGGTGAGGGCTCGTTCGAGGCGACGCCCTCCTCGCCGAGCTCGACGTGCCGGACGATCTCCCCCTCCGGGTTGAGGAGGAGGACCGACGACCACGGCCGCCGGAGCAAAAGCGTGATCTCCTTGCAGACCATCTTGAGGAGCGTGTCGAGACTGATGACCGAATTGATCCCGAGAGAGATGTCGTAGAGCCTCGTCAGCTCGCTGATCCGGTGCCGCGAGTTCACCAGGCGGTCCTCGGCCGTCCGGAGATAGACCTCGAAGCTGTCGTAGAAGGTGGCGAAGAGGTAGGTCATCAGACTCATGAAGCCGGCGATGACGAGCAGCGTGCCCACGAGGAAATGCGGCCCGGACGGCATCGCCGCCCCCGCGTCGCAGCAGACGAAGTGGGGGATCGTCCCCCGCAGCTCGAGCGCCCCGAGCACGGCGATCGCGGCCACCGTCGCCAGGGTCACCGCCGCGCCGGCGCGCAGCGGGGGCAGGAGCCGCCCCGCGAAGAAGAGGGGAAGCACGAGCAGGAAGAGGAAGGGGCTGGCGACCGTGCCGGTGAGGTAGACGAGGCCGATCACGGTGAAGAGATCGACGAAGACGGTCGCCCACCGCCACGCCTCGCCGGCGCCGCGGCCGAGAATCCGGCCGCCGCGCGCGTTCCCGAGGCTCGCGACCAGGATATCGAGAAAGGCCGCCGCGATGAAGACGCCCGCGACGAGGCCGGTCCGGAAATCGAACCCGGCGATCTCCCGCGCGATGTAGAAGATCGAGAAGATCGCCGCGAGCTCGATCAGCCGCACCTGCGGAATGCTGACGATCGTCGGCGAACGTCCCTCGGTCTGTCTCCTACCGAACATGTCGCTCCATCCGTCTATCCGATGCGGTCGGTCGCCGACGGCGACCGCTCCGGCACCGGCACGTCGAAGGACACCGTCGTGCCCCGCCCGGGCTCGCTGTCGATGTTGACCGCGCCGCCCATCATCTCGACCACGTTCTTCACCAGCGCGAGGCCGAGTCCGAGTCCCTCTTCCCCGCTGCGCGCCGCGCCGCGGTAGAAGGGATTGAAGATCTCCCGCATGTCCTCCGGCGGGATCCCCGGGCCGCCGTCGATCACGCGGACGATCAGGACGCGCCCCCCGATCCCGCCCCGCCGCTCCATGCGCATCTCGGCGGCGACCGTGACCGGCACGTCGTCCCCGCCGTACTTGAGGGCGTTCGACAGCAGGTTCTCGATGACGACCTCGATCGCCTCGCGCGCCACGTACAGGGGCGGCAGCGCGGGATCGACCCGGTTCCGCACGTTGGCAGCGCCGGAGCCGATCCGCCCGCGCACCCGGTCGACGAGCGCGTGCAGGTCGACGACGTCCAGTTCCGGCTGCGAGCCGTCGCCGCTCTCGGCGCGGAGCATGCGGACGAAGGACTCGATCAGCTCCTCCATCCGGGCGATCGCCGCGCGGATCTTGCTGAAGTAGCGCTCGGCCCGCTCGTCGCCGTCCACCCCCCCGATCTCCTCGACGAGCTGCAGATACCCGCTGATCGACGTGAGCGGCCGGATGAACTCGTGACCGACGACGAGACACGCCGACTCGAATACGGCGCGATAGCGGTCGATCGTGCGCCGGAGCTCGAGGATCTCGGCCTCGTGCTCCTGCGTCTCCGGTCGCCGCGGAGTCTCCGTATCAGTCGCTCGGACCACCGCTGCTCCTCCGGCGTCGCCGGCTTCGGGGCCGGCCGCGCCCGAACAATCTCCCCCCCGTCCGTCCGCCGCCCGGCCCTCCGCTCAGTTCTCGACCGTCTCGGAGGCCGCCTGGATCTTGCGGCGTTCGCGGACCACGATGCTCCCGGACATCCCCTTGCCGAAGGACTTGAGCTCGGAAGCGATGTCGCTGACCTGAGCGAAGTGCTTGAGGCGCTGGCCTTCGTCCATGACGATGGCGATCGTCAGCGACATGAGGGGAACGCGCTTTATCTCTCCCAGCCGGTTGCGGACCTCGAGGTAGCCGCGCCGGATGTCCTGCTCCTTCATGAGGACCAGCGAGCCCTTGTCGAACTCGTCGATGATGTGGCGGGCGATGAACTCCGCCCGGGCGGGAGAGGTGATGATGACGAAATCGTCTCCGCCGATGTGTCCGACGAAGTCGTTCGATCCGCCGAGTGAATTGACCGACTCGGTGATGATGTCGGCGAGGAACAGGATCGATTCGTCACCCTTCTGGTAACCGTAGTAATCGTTGTACGCCTTGAAATTGTCGATGTCCATGTAGAGGAACGCGTAGGCTTCCTTCCGCTCGATCCGGTGCAGCAGCTCCTTCTCGATCGCCCGGTTGCCCGCGAAGCCGGTGAGCGGGTTGGCCTCCTTCTGCTGCTTGCTCCAGTCGATGACGTTGCCGACGCGCAGCAGCATCTCCTCGTTGGAGTATGGCTTGATCAGGTAGTCGTTCGCTCCGTCCTTGAGCCCCTTGATCTTGTCGGGCAGATCGCTCTTCGCCGTCAGCATGATGACGGGGATCTGGCAGGTCTGGAAATCCTGGCGGATGCGGCGGCAGACCTCGAAGCCGTCGATCTTGGGCATCATCAGGTCGAGGATGATGAGGTCGGGCTGCTCCCGCCTGACGAGCTGCAGGGCCTCCTCGCCGTTTTCCGCGGTGACGACCCGGTAGCCGTTCTTCTCGAGCTGGAACTGGAGGATGCGGCGGATGTGCTCCTCGTCGTCTACGACGAGGATCTTGTACGCGTCGCAGCTGTCTCGGTCGGTCATCGGTCGAACCTCGTCCTGCATCCGGTTGCATGTCGGCCGCACACGAAGCGTTATGGCGCATCGGGGTTTTCGCAATTACTGTGCCAAGCCCCGGAACGGGGCCCGCCGCCAGGGGGCGGGGGCAATCCGATTTCATATTCCCATGTACGCCAGCATGTTGCGTGCCTGACGGGTTGCGCGGACAGCGTCACGCCGCCCGGTGCGCCGGGGCGGGTTCGTGCAGAACGGCATGCGGCGTGTGCGGCTCCCGGCGCGGGCGGGGAGAAAGAACGAGGCGAAAAATGCCGGTTCGGGGCGGGCGGGCCGTCAAGCCCAGGAGAAGAGCCGGCCGCGGGGGAAGGTGTTGAGGTCGAGGCCGTCATGCCGCCCGGCGCGCAGATGGTGCGCGGCGGCGCAGGCGATCATGGCGGCGTTGTCCGTGCAATAGGCGGCCGGCGGCCAGGAGACGGCGACGCCCCCGGCCTCCGCGCGTCCGCTCATCGCCTCGCGCAGCCGCGAGTTCGCGGCGACGCCGCCGGCGATGCAGACGCGCCCGGTCGGCCGGAGCGTTTCGGCGAGGAGCGTCTTCTCGACGAGGATGTCCACGATCGCCTCCTGCGCCGAGGCGGCGACGTCGGCGACGAGTGCGTCGTCGAGGCGTCCGAGGGCGTCGACCTTCAGGCGGACGGCCGTCTTCAGCCCCGAGAAGGAGAAGTCGCAGCGTCCCGTATTGCGGAGGGCCCGCGGAAAATCGAAGGCCGCCCGGTCGCCCGCCGCCGCCGCCCGGTCGATGGCGGGGCCGCCGGGCCAGGGAAGCCCGAGGAGCTTGCCG
The Candidatus Krumholzibacteriota bacterium DNA segment above includes these coding regions:
- a CDS encoding tetratricopeptide repeat protein; translation: MKRTLVILALLVLALTLNSCKSVETTSAMLHNQHKNYEKAIEMALLALEKNPQDAEAHFQLGISYSFTGKMRESFEEFMTAARIDPKKTNDAENNITHNWAKHFNNGVSDYQAENLVGAAKEFDMATKSDPRAVKGWLNLAKVYHALSEEDSTYLEPAYVATDTLVSRTTPEDDEYSAVLTLAGQVMVSRGDKERALEIFDRLLLDDPANYEAVEKVGYVYLGTGEAEAAVDFLKMAVEARLKTDSESFDLYYNLGVAYYQMEKWFQAIDAYQSAINVSPEDQQANYSLLLTYWKGELWDEAVAQGQKYTGMFPDDPRGYQILSLSYNKKGMKMKAEEAFMKYKELTGQ
- the priA gene encoding primosomal protein N', yielding MSRPPRAYRFVDVVLPVPLEREFTYLVPDELEEAPVPGCRVLVPFGRRRMTGYVVAARRAAPRGIRARPIAAVLDETPLLDATLLELARGIAERYVHPLGEVLRAMFPAALKGRGRTPAETGGDGFPHDAEYPDLTDEQSAAVAAVSGAVEKGAPGRFLLYGVTGSGKTEVYLRCIEAALERGRSALVLIPEIALIPQTTARFRRRFGREVAVLHSRLTGPQRHSIWLRAAAGEARVVIGARSAVFVPMPDLGIVVVDEEQDTSFKQEEKPHYHAVAVAGMRARLQGAALLLGSATPSLESYAEARGGGTTLLELSHRPIDGQMPAVEIVDMRKEEGLFSSRLLDELDRCRRDGTQAIVLLNRRGHANYVQCRACGWIERCPDCSISLAYHSRSGELRCHYCGHRRTPPEQCPNCGKWGLRQRGAGTQRIETDLANLVPGLRVARMDLDTTSGVRGHLEILERFSRGDADVLLGTQMVAKGHHYPNVSLVGVLSGDAGLNFPDFRAVERSFQLLFQAAGRTGRGGETGRVIVQTLVPEHYLYEHLAVHDFAGFAERELALRRELGYPPAGRLLLFTVSARGEDAALDGAVRAADALRDAAGMLAGVLGPAPALVQRVRGRHRFRVLVRGPLDAVECRRFVDAASAALRDRSGLDLQWDVDPVNIS
- a CDS encoding GAF domain-containing protein, with protein sequence MTIRAIDTMLTGEAGQAAYLLVFLLAAVVCAARAVASGPDRRRGASVAGIALVAASRFVFAFGDGLPGLHVVAAVALGATGLWLAGAGRVPRRLLPAAAGAMLAAGTALAGLTAAGMTGYDPFWFQLVALVDLAGALTAVAAVSFPPPPSLLYVSREAKPPARGLSIASALEINRAVAGDVRPPELFQRIVSAVAADTGASYVLLRLARNGEAHFTFAAFSGGIDLEPGPDASFTVERELFHRVCRDDLSHGNGWSVDAGELGEDLDVFVPGGIEWTGRAVWVAPVMEKGLAKGFLTVGFHDDLPSAADREIFDFYTNGILQVLQRERAAGKIRDGERALAASREEFESVNQLKSNFLSIVSHELRTPLTSVKAYTETLLDNIDSIERGTMRDFLSVMDEEGERIIKLVDNILNYSCMETGLLKVEKVPCNLSQIIEQVHGKLHEQFLSAEVDSDLRLPKGPVTIDADRELLRQLLNNLMSNAVKFTPAGGRVTVTLEEEAAAARIVVQDTGSGIPEDQLDKIFERFHQVDASNTREHGGSGLGLAICKNIVDWHDGQIWVENVKEAGARFVVLLPMKDVVVRQAGGAGYFGSIRFDRERYLSLLVEMVSEILQARKASIMLRQEDDDDLLRIVAAKGLEYDFVQNTSVRVGERIAGRVAESGLSIHAADIEKDLDYARTNNSLFYGTHSFISAPLRDGDRIVGVVNVSDNVEGREYDEADRELLESLALIIVGMLNKLRAYEAVSSNFDKLKDSMRSILEIRETWGSRNLTNLTRIALAVGRRLDIDERSLTALRLGMNLYDLGMMKVPRSIRGKKEELTAREWEALREHPSTGYTLVSPMGLEERIMRMIRCHHEYFDGTGYPDGLAGDEIPIEARIVNVVDSFRALVTPGPYRRCFTLDEARNEIIRGAGSRFDPRVVGAFVKALLDLGAAEDRGEIVLSALEPSPAAGSVDTHHETATMEEIR
- a CDS encoding response regulator — encoded protein: MNKGKVLVVDDEVNITQILEFSIASEGYEVIAASNGEEAIEKARREQPDLIILDVMMPRIDGYEACRILKANPLTRNIPVMLLTAKGRDIDKRLGYEVGATDYIVKPFSPNKLVDRIHELLACKH
- a CDS encoding GAF domain-containing protein; this translates as MFGRRQTEGRSPTIVSIPQVRLIELAAIFSIFYIAREIAGFDFRTGLVAGVFIAAAFLDILVASLGNARGGRILGRGAGEAWRWATVFVDLFTVIGLVYLTGTVASPFLFLLVLPLFFAGRLLPPLRAGAAVTLATVAAIAVLGALELRGTIPHFVCCDAGAAMPSGPHFLVGTLLVIAGFMSLMTYLFATFYDSFEVYLRTAEDRLVNSRHRISELTRLYDISLGINSVISLDTLLKMVCKEITLLLRRPWSSVLLLNPEGEIVRHVELGEEGVASNEPSPPIAEDRLVGAVLAASEGFVSEDAGADERIAGSPMIDGRELHPLLAVPIVSGRDDLGILMVGDREERPFGGEDVRLISILSGQVVSAIEKSRLYEVMSGRISRLEREAEDLRNTNKLKMNYISHLSHELKTPLTSIKAYVESLQDNIDNPEFVERDEFLGVISTETDRLIRMVNKVLDVSKIEFGQRTLKRKLFVLADVVAEVEQAMQPYLVDKQLDLRIGLPGDLPKIDGDEDLVKQVFINLLGNAVKFSAPGRRLFIDAVEDAVSVKITVRDEGTGIPEKDLTHIFEQFYQVGTSMGEGVGLGLAIVKNIVEQHGGWIQVSSTVGEGASFTFTLPKEHHFNDLLGYLFESIEASEEIQEMFQLSVQFIAEMLSAKIVSLMLLDRSRAELFIKGAYGLDERVVEKARVAVGRSIAGKVAETGEPLLVRDIETSGMKERSNDGQYETKSLVSVPLRVGNTVIGVINANNKISGESFTEDDLNLLVTVSERLSKVIERMRTAEDFSVFLKETIATLHSMIATCREDYHWLNRKTVEWSASIARKLRLSEKEVQVIQYVSSVHDVGMTCVSDDILNKTLALTPEEIDEIRKHPQRGAAIMRPLEFVEMVSQNILFHHERIDGKGYPMGLKGDQIPIGSRILAVLDAYASMMGARPFRHRLAVSETVGELIANSGTQFDGQVIKAFIEVLLDEGVIEIEDYTRFAEQLRYAGKHHPVT